One genomic window of Pecten maximus chromosome 3, xPecMax1.1, whole genome shotgun sequence includes the following:
- the LOC117323772 gene encoding tissue factor pathway inhibitor-like: protein MRPTTVSCYYPGLCLLLTALYPLYTSAVVLSLPGRGSLVWKHFKLKCGLHCAYGYDTDVEGGPICKCQNPCRNVFCFEGTVCVIKKAKDCIGGFCSHEAVCEDETSTTNDVSNTMGLNRGSPAFTNEVFDIDTLQQDSGTTISGTSPVDVTDICVDQPPPEAWKCDRKEKRYYFNSNKGMCLRFRGCQTVGNNFRRRKDCKRTCISSKSKTGSLTRQNRKPSRETSNETNICVLSLDDSSQCRGRTVMRWHFSLEKGTCVRVKACKTSFGNYFRKRRQCKRQCMRKNRSTIRRRKNKKRSKSRRRGIIRNEFNG, encoded by the exons ATGAGGCCGACTACAGTTAGTTGTTATTACCCAGGACTATGTTTACTGTTG ACAGCCCTGTACCCCTTGTATACTTCCGCTGTTGTGCTCAGTCTACCCGGCCGTGGTTCCTTGGTTTGGAAGCACTTTAAGCTGAAATGTGGTCTCCACTGTGCCTATGGTTACGATACGGACGTCGAGGGTGGACCCATCTGTAAATGTCAGAACCCATGTAGG AACGTCTTCTGCTTTGAGGGAACTGTCTGTGTCATCAAGAAAGCTAAGGACTGCATAGGAGGGTTCTGTAGCCACGAGGCAGTATGTGAAG ATGAAACATCTACTACAAATGATGTTTCTAACACTATGGGGCTCAATAGGGGGTCACCAGCCTTCACAAACGAGGTGTTCGATATCGATACTCTACAACAAGACTCTGGTACCACCATCAGTGGAACAAGTCCTGTTGACGTCACTGATATTTGCGTAGATCAGCCGCCACCGGAAGCATGGAAGTGTGACCGGAAAGAGAAGAGGTACTATTTCAACAGCAATAAGGGAATGTGTCTGAGGTTCCGCGGATGTCAAACTGTAGGAAACAACTTCAGACGTCGGAAAGATTGCAAGAGGACATGCATATCGTCGAAATCgaaaacag GAAGCCTGACAAGACAGAACCGGAAGCCGTCCAGAGAAACTAGTAACGAGACCAACATATGTGTTCTCAGCCTAGACGACTCCAGCCAATGCAGAGGTAGGACCGTCATGAGGTGGCATTTCAGTCTCGAGAAGGGCACGTGTGTAAGGGTCAAGGCTTGCAAAACATCCTTTGGTAACTATTTCCGGAAACGCAGACAGTGCAAGAGACAGTGCATGAGGAAAAACCGGAGTACCATCAGGCGTCGAAAAAACAAAAAGAGGTCAAAGAGCCGGAGGAGGGGCATCATCAGAAACGAGTTTAACGGCTAG